In Constrictibacter sp. MBR-5, a single genomic region encodes these proteins:
- a CDS encoding LuxR family transcriptional regulator, whose amino-acid sequence MISADLDDFIDKLRSAPDLAAIATILEDALKRFGFDRYAYLLIHPPGGPYDPVYIGNYPETWSEHYVANDYVNIDPVMPAATAAIVPINWQELYTRLPVRSAQRRVLDEAGDFGLRGGITVPVHGPGSGFATMNVAANVPDQSFGELWRQNRHLLHLIALYSHEAVTRVGTGPAPRKIPQLAPRERECLLWTARGKTAWEVAGILGLSQETVVHYLKAAAAKLGVHNKTHAVVKAILLGVILP is encoded by the coding sequence GTGATTTCTGCGGATCTGGATGATTTCATAGACAAGCTCAGATCGGCACCCGATCTGGCCGCGATCGCTACGATCCTCGAAGACGCGCTCAAGCGCTTCGGCTTCGATCGCTACGCTTATCTTCTCATTCACCCGCCCGGCGGTCCCTATGATCCCGTCTATATCGGCAACTATCCGGAGACCTGGAGCGAACACTACGTCGCGAACGACTATGTGAACATCGACCCGGTCATGCCGGCGGCGACGGCTGCGATCGTACCGATCAACTGGCAGGAACTTTATACCCGCCTTCCCGTCCGCAGCGCGCAACGGCGGGTGCTGGACGAAGCGGGGGACTTCGGCCTGCGCGGCGGCATCACCGTGCCCGTCCACGGCCCGGGATCCGGCTTCGCCACGATGAATGTCGCCGCCAACGTCCCCGACCAGAGCTTCGGCGAACTCTGGCGGCAGAATCGGCATCTGCTCCACCTGATCGCGCTCTACAGCCACGAAGCGGTGACCCGCGTCGGAACGGGGCCCGCACCGCGGAAGATCCCGCAGCTGGCGCCGCGCGAGCGGGAGTGCCTGCTCTGGACGGCCCGCGGCAAGACCGCCTGGGAGGTCGCCGGGATTCTCGGCCTCTCGCAGGAAACGGTCGTGCATTACCTGAAGGCGGCCGCTGCCAAGCTCGGCGTTCACAACAAGACCCATGCGGTCGTGAAGGCCATTCTGCTCGGGGTCATCCTGCCCTGA